Proteins from a genomic interval of Streptomyces sp. NBC_01445:
- the glgB gene encoding 1,4-alpha-glucan branching enzyme has protein sequence MTHDPSRSTPPTPVTAAPSPTSAADRDRLLAGTHHDPHSTLGAHTTPSGTAFRALRPYARAVTVVADGLRVVLHDDGDGFFSGLADLPAPPADYRLLVTYEGAVEHETPDPYGLLPALCEFDLHLIGEGRHEQLWQALGAHPMTHQGITGTRFTVWAPNAQGVRVVGDFNYWNGTGFPMRSLGSTGIWELFIPALGEGELYKFEITRPDGSKTMRADPLARRTEVPPANSSIIDASHHTWHDDEWMARRGTPPVHEAPFSVYEIHLASWRPGLTYRQLADQLPAYVADLGFTHVELMPVAEHPFGGSWGYQVTGFYAPTARMGTPDDFRHLVDALHQAGIGVLMDWVPAHFPRDDWALAEFDGRTLYEHEDPLRAAHPDWGTLEFDYGRKEVRNFLVANAVYWCEEFHIDGLRVDAVASMLYLDYSREHGRWTPNQYGGRENLDAVEFLQEMNATLYRRVPGVVTIAEESTAWDGVTRATHHIGPGGFGGLGFGLKWNMGWMHDSLGYVSHDPVHRSYHHDEMTFSMVYAYSENYVLPISHDEVVHGKKALVSKMPGDWWQQRATHRAYLGFMWSHPGKQLLFMGQEFAQGAEWSEAHGPDWWLLDPSYPAEPDHRGVRDLTRDLNAVYRHEPALWQRDMDPAGFEWIVGDAAQDNVFAFLRRAADGSPLMSVSNFSPVVRHEYRLGAPDDVPAWHEVLNTDGARYGGGDVGNPDPVKPDAQGAHGRPASVRLTLPPLATVWLRPA, from the coding sequence GTGACGCACGACCCCTCCCGCTCCACACCGCCCACACCCGTCACCGCCGCCCCTTCCCCCACCTCCGCCGCCGACCGTGACCGCCTCCTCGCCGGCACCCACCACGACCCGCACTCCACCCTTGGCGCGCACACCACGCCCTCCGGGACGGCTTTCCGGGCGCTACGCCCGTACGCCCGCGCGGTCACGGTCGTCGCGGACGGCCTCCGGGTCGTGCTGCACGACGACGGCGACGGCTTCTTCTCGGGCCTCGCCGACCTGCCCGCACCCCCGGCCGACTACCGCCTCCTGGTCACCTACGAGGGCGCAGTCGAGCACGAGACCCCGGACCCGTACGGGCTGCTGCCCGCGCTCTGCGAGTTCGACCTGCACCTGATCGGCGAGGGCCGGCACGAGCAGCTGTGGCAGGCGCTGGGCGCGCACCCCATGACGCACCAGGGCATCACCGGCACCCGCTTCACCGTCTGGGCGCCCAACGCCCAAGGGGTGCGCGTCGTGGGCGACTTCAACTACTGGAACGGCACGGGCTTCCCGATGCGCTCGCTCGGCTCCACGGGGATCTGGGAGCTCTTCATCCCGGCCCTCGGCGAGGGTGAGCTGTACAAGTTCGAGATCACCCGCCCGGACGGCTCGAAGACGATGCGCGCGGACCCGCTGGCCCGCCGCACGGAGGTCCCGCCCGCCAACTCCTCGATCATCGACGCGTCGCACCACACCTGGCACGACGACGAGTGGATGGCCCGCCGCGGCACTCCGCCCGTGCACGAGGCCCCGTTCTCGGTCTACGAGATCCACCTCGCGTCCTGGCGGCCCGGCCTCACGTACCGCCAGCTGGCCGATCAACTCCCTGCGTACGTTGCCGACCTGGGGTTCACGCACGTAGAGCTGATGCCCGTGGCCGAGCACCCCTTCGGCGGGTCGTGGGGCTACCAGGTCACCGGCTTCTACGCCCCGACGGCCCGCATGGGCACACCCGACGACTTCCGGCATCTGGTCGACGCGCTGCACCAGGCCGGCATCGGCGTCCTCATGGACTGGGTGCCGGCCCACTTCCCGCGCGACGACTGGGCGCTCGCCGAGTTCGACGGCCGCACCCTGTACGAGCACGAGGACCCGCTGCGCGCCGCCCACCCCGACTGGGGCACCCTCGAGTTCGACTACGGCCGCAAGGAGGTCCGCAACTTCCTGGTCGCCAACGCCGTGTACTGGTGCGAGGAGTTCCACATCGACGGCCTGCGCGTCGACGCCGTCGCCTCCATGCTCTACCTCGACTACTCGCGCGAGCACGGCCGGTGGACCCCGAACCAGTACGGCGGACGGGAGAACCTGGACGCGGTCGAGTTCCTCCAGGAGATGAACGCGACGCTGTACCGCAGGGTCCCCGGCGTCGTCACGATCGCCGAGGAGTCGACCGCGTGGGACGGCGTGACCCGGGCGACCCACCACATCGGACCGGGCGGCTTCGGGGGTCTCGGCTTCGGCCTGAAGTGGAACATGGGCTGGATGCACGACTCGCTCGGCTACGTGTCCCACGACCCGGTCCACCGCAGCTACCACCACGACGAGATGACGTTCTCGATGGTCTACGCGTACAGCGAGAACTACGTCCTGCCGATCTCGCACGACGAGGTGGTCCACGGCAAAAAGGCGCTGGTCTCCAAGATGCCCGGCGACTGGTGGCAGCAGCGGGCGACCCACCGCGCCTACCTGGGCTTCATGTGGTCCCACCCGGGCAAGCAACTCCTCTTCATGGGGCAGGAGTTCGCGCAGGGCGCGGAGTGGTCGGAGGCGCACGGCCCGGACTGGTGGCTGCTCGACCCGTCGTACCCGGCGGAGCCCGACCACCGCGGTGTCCGCGACCTCACCCGCGACCTGAACGCCGTCTACCGGCACGAACCGGCGCTCTGGCAGCGCGACATGGACCCGGCGGGCTTCGAGTGGATCGTCGGTGACGCGGCGCAGGACAACGTCTTCGCGTTCCTGCGCCGCGCCGCCGACGGCAGCCCGCTCATGTCGGTGTCCAACTTCTCGCCGGTGGTGCGCCACGAGTACCGGCTCGGCGCCCCCGACGACGTACCGGCCTGGCACGAGGTCCTCAACACCGACGGGGCCCGCTACGGCGGTGGTGACGTCGGCAACCCGGACCCGGTCAAGCCGGACGCCCAGGGTGCCCATGGGCGTCCGGCCAGTGTCCGGCTCACGCTCCCGCCGCTCGCGACGGTGTGGCTCAGGCCCGCGTGA
- a CDS encoding HelD family protein, which translates to MQKEQEFIDRLYARVDVLRGDAAESVSDALTPVGTGQQARLERDLLVVERSGLLAALNAVDGSLCFGRIDLTEKAGGTAHHIGRIGIREDDSEHTPILIDWRAPVARPFYLATGHTPMGIRRRRHLTTEGRTVTELHDEILDLGDEERTGFEDPTGDAVLLAALNSARTGRMGDIVQTIQAEQDRIIRHSHRGVLVVEGGPGTGKTAVALHRAAFLLYEQRELLAKRAVLIVGPNPAFLGYIGEVLPALGETGVLLASLGELFPGVHATAEDTPHAAAVKGAEAMVDALALAVRDRQQLPEPGAPLIVRHDDGDLILDWEIAYEARQAARDTLLPHNLARPHFAFRIIDALTAQLAERIGADPYGGPNFLGPDDLAQIGKGVAASAEVHAAIEELWPRLTPQDLVADFLAEPVHLAGEDAKAIRRDVTGPADWTPADVPLLDEAAELIGVDDSAERALAEAARQERIAYAQGVLELSRGSETYEFEDEEDSEVLAAHDIVDAERVADWYEEEDHRSAAERAAADRTWAFGHIIVDEAQELSPMAWRLLMRRSPTRSMTLVGDPAQTAEEAGVGSWEKILAPYVADRWEHTRLGVNYRTPSEIMDVAAAVLRAEHPGFEPPSSVRSTGVRPWARAAGDVVKAVAEEAVAATPEEGRLAVIAPRRLHAALAAVLPDVVAGGEPDLTKHLVLLDPRQAKGLEFDRVLVVEPGEYGVSDLYVALTRATQTLGVVHGGELPESLRGVLRHVPGSPDRP; encoded by the coding sequence TTGCAGAAAGAGCAGGAATTCATCGACCGGCTTTACGCGCGTGTCGATGTGCTGCGCGGCGACGCCGCAGAGTCGGTCTCGGACGCCCTGACACCGGTCGGCACCGGGCAGCAGGCGCGGCTCGAAAGGGATCTCCTCGTTGTCGAGCGTTCCGGCCTGCTCGCCGCGCTGAACGCGGTCGACGGTTCGCTGTGCTTCGGCCGGATCGATCTCACCGAAAAGGCGGGCGGCACCGCGCATCACATCGGGCGCATCGGAATTCGCGAGGACGACAGCGAGCACACCCCGATTCTGATCGACTGGCGCGCGCCGGTCGCCCGCCCCTTCTATCTCGCCACCGGGCACACGCCCATGGGCATCAGGCGGCGGCGCCACCTCACCACCGAGGGCCGCACCGTCACCGAACTGCACGACGAGATCCTCGACCTCGGTGACGAGGAGCGCACCGGGTTCGAGGACCCGACCGGCGACGCCGTGCTGCTCGCCGCCCTGAACTCGGCCCGCACCGGCCGCATGGGCGACATCGTGCAGACCATCCAGGCCGAGCAGGACCGGATCATCCGCCACTCGCACCGCGGCGTGCTCGTGGTGGAGGGCGGCCCCGGCACGGGCAAGACCGCGGTGGCGCTGCACCGCGCGGCGTTCCTCCTGTACGAGCAGCGGGAGCTCCTCGCCAAGCGGGCCGTCCTCATCGTCGGCCCGAACCCCGCCTTCCTCGGCTACATCGGCGAGGTCCTGCCCGCGCTCGGCGAGACCGGCGTGCTGCTCGCCTCGCTCGGCGAGCTGTTCCCCGGCGTGCACGCCACCGCCGAGGACACCCCGCACGCCGCCGCCGTCAAGGGCGCCGAGGCCATGGTGGACGCCCTCGCGCTCGCCGTCCGCGACCGGCAGCAGCTTCCCGAGCCCGGCGCCCCGTTGATCGTCCGGCACGACGACGGTGACCTCATCCTCGACTGGGAGATCGCCTACGAAGCCCGGCAGGCCGCCCGCGACACGCTCCTGCCGCACAACCTCGCCCGCCCCCACTTCGCCTTCCGGATCATCGACGCGCTCACCGCCCAGCTCGCGGAGCGCATCGGCGCCGACCCGTACGGCGGCCCCAACTTCCTCGGCCCCGACGACCTCGCCCAGATCGGCAAGGGGGTCGCCGCCAGCGCCGAAGTGCACGCTGCCATCGAGGAGTTGTGGCCCCGGCTCACCCCGCAGGACCTGGTCGCGGACTTCCTGGCCGAGCCCGTGCACCTGGCCGGCGAGGACGCGAAGGCGATCCGGCGGGACGTGACGGGGCCGGCGGACTGGACCCCCGCCGACGTTCCGCTTCTCGACGAGGCCGCCGAGCTGATCGGCGTCGACGACAGCGCCGAACGCGCCCTGGCCGAGGCGGCTCGCCAGGAGCGGATCGCCTACGCGCAGGGCGTCCTCGAACTCTCGCGTGGCTCCGAGACATACGAGTTCGAGGACGAGGAGGACTCCGAGGTCCTCGCCGCGCACGACATCGTCGATGCCGAGCGGGTCGCCGACTGGTACGAGGAGGAGGACCACCGCAGCGCTGCCGAGCGCGCGGCCGCCGACCGGACCTGGGCGTTCGGGCACATCATCGTCGACGAGGCGCAGGAACTGTCGCCGATGGCGTGGCGGCTGCTGATGCGCCGCTCGCCGACGCGGTCGATGACGCTGGTCGGTGACCCCGCGCAGACCGCCGAGGAGGCCGGCGTCGGATCGTGGGAGAAGATCCTCGCGCCGTACGTCGCGGACCGCTGGGAGCACACCCGGCTCGGCGTCAACTACCGCACGCCGTCCGAGATCATGGACGTGGCGGCGGCCGTGCTGCGCGCCGAGCACCCCGGCTTCGAGCCGCCGTCCTCGGTCCGCTCGACGGGCGTGCGCCCCTGGGCGCGCGCGGCCGGCGACGTCGTGAAGGCCGTGGCCGAGGAGGCCGTCGCCGCCACTCCCGAGGAGGGGCGGCTCGCGGTGATCGCCCCCCGCCGGCTGCACGCGGCGCTCGCCGCCGTGCTGCCGGACGTGGTGGCGGGCGGCGAGCCCGACCTCACCAAGCACCTGGTGCTGCTCGACCCCCGCCAGGCCAAGGGGCTCGAGTTCGACCGGGTGCTGGTCGTGGAGCCGGGCGAGTACGGGGTCAGTGATCTCTACGTCGCGCTGACCCGGGCCACCCAGACGCTCGGCGTCGTGCACGGCGGGGAGCTGCCCGAGTCGCTGCGCGGCGTGCTGAGGCATGTCCCGGGGTCCCCGGACAGGCCCTGA
- the trxA gene encoding thioredoxin — translation MSTDLRDVTDADFDTEVLGAGRPVLVEFTAEWCGPCRQLAPVLRSIADEERERLDVVVIDVDHNPGTAVRYGVLSMPTLMVFKDGEPVWTRVGARPKRRLLEELAEVV, via the coding sequence GTGAGTACGGATCTGAGGGACGTCACGGACGCGGACTTCGACACGGAGGTGCTGGGAGCCGGGCGGCCGGTCCTGGTGGAGTTCACCGCCGAGTGGTGCGGGCCGTGCCGGCAGCTCGCGCCGGTGCTGCGCTCCATCGCGGACGAGGAGCGGGAGCGGCTCGACGTCGTGGTGATCGACGTGGATCACAACCCGGGGACCGCGGTGCGTTACGGGGTGCTGTCGATGCCGACGCTCATGGTCTTCAAGGACGGCGAGCCGGTGTGGACGCGGGTCGGGGCACGCCCGAAGCGGCGACTGCTGGAGGAACTGGCGGAGGTCGTCTGA
- a CDS encoding MerR family transcriptional regulator, whose protein sequence is MRIGELAERAGTTTRTLRYYESRGLLPARRGGNGYRTYDEADLRALRQIRTLQDFGFELEETRPFVECLRAGHPEGDSCPASLAVYRRKLGELDALIGELTAVREKVGAQLERAEDAMDALAGEHPSPRCELGG, encoded by the coding sequence ATGCGCATCGGAGAGCTGGCTGAGCGGGCGGGGACGACCACGCGGACGCTGAGGTACTACGAGTCGCGCGGGCTGCTGCCCGCGCGGCGCGGCGGCAACGGCTACCGCACGTACGACGAGGCGGACCTGCGGGCCCTGCGGCAGATCAGGACGCTCCAGGACTTCGGGTTCGAGCTGGAGGAGACCCGGCCGTTCGTGGAGTGCTTGCGGGCCGGGCATCCGGAAGGCGACTCGTGCCCCGCCTCGCTCGCGGTGTACCGCCGCAAGCTCGGCGAACTCGATGCGCTGATCGGCGAGTTGACCGCCGTTCGGGAGAAGGTCGGCGCGCAGCTGGAGCGCGCCGAGGACGCCATGGACGCGCTGGCGGGCGAGCACCCGTCGCCGCGCTGCGAACTGGGAGGGTGA
- a CDS encoding MFS transporter codes for MRLVMKEPVEGMDRPYARRWWALLVLCLSLLIIVMANTALTVAAPDMTKDLGLTSADLQWVIDGYTVPYAALMLLLGAIGDKYSRRGALILGLVVFGGGAVAGSLVDSSTGVIAARAVMGVGAAMIMPATLSLLAATFPRAERAKAIVLWTATAGLAIAAGPLVAGALLRNHGWSSTFLINVPVAAVALVGALVLVPPSKAAHQHRIDYVGGLLSVVWVGALVYMIIEGPHFGWGAKAIGAAVVAGLALVAFVLWELRHPRPVLDVRRFTDRRFSGSNLAVALFFLAVFGAFYYLTQHLQFVLGYDALATGVRMLPLAGAVFVGSALTGYLTPRIGMKITVTAGMVGGTAALALLTRIDASSAYGDFVLPLVILGLAIGLALSPCTDAIMGSFPESELGVGGAVNDTSLELGGSLGIAILGSVLAGSYSSQLADNTAGSKLPADALGTAQDSVGAGYAVAQGIGDQAHKIAEKAAGATSPEQAAQLKAQAEQLAGGARQMADAVGSAFSDAVAHTSVVGAVILGVGTVLVAVLLPRHGERTAGADAAADVAGEPDVAGEPDVAGESGVAAETDAAVKADVAAETSAVEPGAAEKEPAARGNA; via the coding sequence ATGCGCCTCGTCATGAAGGAACCGGTCGAGGGGATGGACCGGCCGTACGCCCGCCGCTGGTGGGCCCTGCTCGTGCTCTGCCTGAGCTTGCTGATCATCGTGATGGCGAACACCGCGCTCACCGTCGCGGCGCCCGACATGACCAAGGACCTCGGCCTGACCAGCGCCGACCTCCAGTGGGTCATCGACGGCTACACCGTCCCGTACGCGGCCCTGATGCTGCTGCTCGGGGCGATCGGCGACAAGTACAGCCGGCGCGGGGCGCTCATCCTCGGCCTCGTCGTCTTCGGCGGCGGCGCCGTCGCGGGCTCGCTCGTCGACAGCTCCACCGGGGTCATCGCGGCCCGCGCGGTGATGGGCGTCGGCGCGGCCATGATCATGCCCGCCACGCTGTCGCTGCTCGCGGCCACCTTCCCGCGCGCCGAGCGCGCCAAGGCCATCGTGCTGTGGACGGCCACCGCGGGACTCGCCATCGCCGCCGGACCCCTGGTCGCCGGCGCGCTCCTGCGCAACCACGGCTGGTCGTCCACGTTCCTGATCAACGTGCCCGTGGCCGCCGTCGCCCTCGTCGGCGCCCTCGTCCTCGTACCGCCGTCCAAGGCGGCGCACCAGCACCGCATCGACTACGTCGGCGGACTGCTCTCCGTCGTCTGGGTCGGCGCCCTCGTCTACATGATCATCGAGGGGCCGCACTTCGGCTGGGGAGCCAAGGCGATCGGCGCCGCGGTCGTCGCGGGCCTGGCCCTGGTGGCCTTCGTCCTGTGGGAGCTGCGCCACCCGCGCCCGGTCCTGGACGTCCGCCGCTTCACGGACCGCCGCTTCTCCGGCTCGAACCTCGCGGTCGCCCTCTTCTTCCTCGCGGTCTTCGGTGCCTTCTACTACCTGACCCAGCACCTCCAGTTCGTCCTCGGCTACGACGCGCTGGCCACCGGCGTCCGCATGCTGCCGCTCGCCGGAGCGGTCTTCGTGGGCTCGGCGCTCACGGGGTACCTCACCCCGCGCATCGGCATGAAGATCACGGTGACGGCCGGCATGGTCGGCGGCACCGCCGCTCTCGCGCTCCTCACGCGCATCGACGCCTCGTCGGCGTACGGGGACTTCGTGCTGCCCCTGGTCATCCTCGGCCTCGCGATCGGCCTCGCCCTCTCGCCGTGCACCGACGCGATCATGGGCTCGTTCCCCGAGTCGGAGCTGGGCGTAGGCGGCGCGGTCAACGACACGTCGCTCGAACTCGGCGGCTCGCTCGGCATCGCGATCCTGGGCTCGGTCCTGGCCGGCTCGTACTCGTCGCAGCTGGCGGACAACACGGCCGGTTCGAAGCTGCCCGCCGACGCGCTGGGCACCGCGCAGGACTCGGTCGGCGCGGGCTACGCGGTGGCGCAGGGCATCGGGGACCAGGCCCACAAGATCGCCGAGAAGGCGGCGGGCGCGACCAGCCCCGAGCAGGCGGCCCAGCTCAAGGCGCAGGCCGAGCAGCTCGCGGGCGGCGCGCGGCAGATGGCCGACGCGGTGGGCTCCGCGTTCTCGGACGCGGTGGCCCACACGAGCGTCGTCGGCGCGGTGATCCTCGGCGTCGGGACGGTGCTGGTGGCGGTACTGCTGCCGCGGCACGGGGAGCGGACGGCGGGGGCGGACGCTGCCGCTGACGTTGCCGGTGAGCCTGACGTTGCCGGTGAGCCCGACGTTGCTGGTGAGTCTGGCGTTGCAGCTGAGACTGACGCGGCAGTCAAGGCTGACGTGGCAGCCGAGACGTCCGCCGTAGAGCCGGGCGCCGCCGAGAAGGAGCCGGCCGCGCGGGGCAACGCGTAA
- a CDS encoding TetR/AcrR family transcriptional regulator, translating to MTSGRADTNRRRILDVALAELLRDPDASMDQIARAAGVVRRTVYGHFPSREALVAALVDDAVVAVEAAQSEGRAGVTDPAEAVARSLLAVWEVADRYRLLVALAQRAVTVEGIRARLTPVRDSCAELLQQGLKTGEFASPLPATALAYVHEQVLFGLLEAVNDGLIPAEEAGRSAAVTVLTAAGVPASRATELVAGLT from the coding sequence GTGACTTCAGGACGAGCCGACACCAACCGCCGCCGCATCCTCGACGTCGCCCTCGCCGAGCTGCTGCGCGACCCGGATGCGTCCATGGACCAGATCGCCAGGGCCGCGGGCGTCGTCAGGCGCACGGTCTACGGGCACTTCCCCAGCCGCGAGGCGCTCGTCGCCGCGCTCGTCGACGACGCCGTCGTCGCGGTCGAGGCCGCGCAGTCCGAGGGGCGCGCCGGGGTGACCGACCCGGCCGAGGCCGTGGCCCGCTCACTGCTCGCCGTGTGGGAGGTCGCCGACCGCTACCGCCTGCTGGTCGCCCTCGCGCAGCGCGCCGTCACCGTCGAGGGCATCCGCGCCCGGCTGACCCCGGTCCGCGACAGCTGCGCCGAGCTGCTCCAACAGGGCCTGAAAACGGGCGAGTTCGCCTCTCCCCTGCCGGCGACGGCTCTCGCGTACGTCCATGAGCAGGTGCTGTTCGGACTGCTCGAAGCGGTCAACGACGGGCTGATCCCAGCAGAAGAGGCGGGCCGCTCCGCCGCGGTCACCGTACTGACCGCAGCGGGCGTACCCGCCTCACGCGCCACCGAACTGGTGGCAGGACTCACCTAG
- a CDS encoding cation:dicarboxylate symporter family transporter, whose amino-acid sequence MAETQVAAATKRDRTHYLYIAVIGAVLLGIAVGFIWPDFAKELKPVGTGFVNLIKMMISPIIFCTIVLGVGSVRKAAKIGKVGGLALGYFLVMSVVALAIGLVVGNILHPGDGMHLTQAVKDVGHTAAKDAAEGPVDFVLGIIPTTLVSAFTEGEVLQTLLVALLVGFGLQAMGRAGEPVLKGVEHIQKLVFRVLGMIMWAAPVGAFGAMAAVIGETGVDALKALATIMLGFYVTCILFVVVVLGTLLRLATGYNLFALLKYLGREFLLILSTSSSESALPRLIAKMEHLGVSRPVVGITVPTGYSFNLDGTMIYLTMASLFIADAMDQPLAIGQQIGLLLFMMVASKGAAGVSGSGIAVLASGLQSHKPALVDGVGLIIGIDRFMSEARALTNFAGNAVATLLIGTWTGEVDKDRVARVLAGDLPFDERTLVDNGSGDAAAVPGQRGEGDKELAKA is encoded by the coding sequence GTGGCCGAGACCCAGGTGGCAGCCGCCACCAAGAGAGACCGCACCCACTATCTGTACATCGCCGTCATCGGTGCCGTCCTTCTCGGCATCGCGGTCGGCTTCATCTGGCCGGACTTCGCCAAGGAGCTCAAGCCGGTCGGCACCGGCTTCGTGAACCTGATCAAGATGATGATCTCGCCGATCATCTTCTGCACGATCGTGCTCGGCGTCGGTTCCGTGCGCAAGGCCGCCAAGATCGGCAAGGTCGGCGGCCTCGCCCTCGGCTACTTCCTGGTGATGTCCGTGGTCGCGCTCGCCATCGGCCTGGTCGTCGGAAACATCCTGCACCCGGGCGACGGCATGCACCTCACGCAGGCCGTGAAGGACGTCGGCCACACCGCGGCCAAGGACGCCGCCGAGGGCCCGGTCGACTTCGTCCTCGGGATCATCCCGACGACCCTCGTGTCGGCGTTCACCGAGGGCGAGGTGCTCCAGACGCTGCTGGTCGCGCTGCTCGTCGGCTTCGGGCTCCAGGCCATGGGGCGCGCCGGTGAGCCGGTCCTCAAGGGTGTCGAGCACATCCAGAAGCTGGTCTTCCGCGTCCTCGGCATGATCATGTGGGCCGCGCCCGTCGGCGCGTTCGGCGCGATGGCGGCCGTCATCGGCGAGACCGGCGTGGACGCCCTGAAGGCGCTGGCCACGATCATGCTCGGCTTCTACGTGACCTGCATCCTGTTCGTCGTCGTGGTCCTCGGGACCCTGCTGCGTCTGGCCACCGGCTACAACCTGTTCGCGCTCCTGAAGTACCTGGGCCGTGAGTTCCTGCTGATCCTGTCCACCTCGTCCTCCGAGTCCGCGCTGCCGCGGCTCATCGCGAAGATGGAGCACCTGGGCGTCAGCCGTCCCGTCGTCGGCATCACCGTGCCGACCGGGTACTCGTTCAACCTCGACGGCACGATGATCTACCTGACCATGGCCTCGCTGTTCATCGCGGACGCCATGGACCAGCCCCTCGCCATCGGCCAGCAGATCGGCCTGCTGCTGTTCATGATGGTCGCGTCGAAGGGCGCCGCGGGCGTCTCGGGCTCCGGTATCGCGGTGCTCGCCAGCGGACTCCAGTCGCACAAGCCCGCGCTCGTCGACGGCGTCGGCCTGATCATCGGCATCGACCGCTTCATGAGCGAGGCCCGCGCCCTGACCAACTTCGCGGGCAACGCGGTGGCGACGCTCCTCATCGGTACGTGGACGGGTGAGGTCGACAAGGACCGCGTCGCGCGCGTGCTCGCCGGTGACCTGCCCTTCGACGAGCGCACGCTCGTGGACAACGGGAGCGGTGACGCTGCCGCTGTTCCTGGTCAGCGAGGTGAGGGCGACAAGGAGCTGGCGAAGGCCTGA
- a CDS encoding sensor histidine kinase, producing the protein MRLPLLPRARSLAGQLFAMQVVLVFVVVAGCALFTYISDGNQAEQAATRQATAAARAVADAPSVRGAITGDGDPTRTLQPYASDVQRHTGVDFVTIMDPHGIRWTHPDERRIGERFLGHIGPALRGGTFSETYTGTLGPSVRVVTPIMSGQRIVGLVSAGITVEEISAQARGQVMAVAGVAAGALVLGGIGTYVINARLRRHTHGMNATELSRMHAYHQAALHAVREGLVMLDGQRRIALINDGARELLGVGDETVGRNVAELGLPTPLTGALLAAEPRVDEVHLTTDRVVVVNTSPVSSGDRRGTVVTLRDHTELQAVMGELDSERGFTQALRSQAHEAANRLHTVVSLIELDRAGEAVDFATAELELAQTLTDQVVAAVSEPVLAALLLGKTAQANEHGVELEISGDSRIDDGLVPPSLPARDLVTILGNLLDNAVDAAQGSPHAKVTVTARAQDDTLLLRVTDTGPGVADGHADAVFERGWTTKPAGPGGRGLGLALVQQSVARNSGTLTLAESPTGGAQFTVVLPLQRTSATTPTGGTA; encoded by the coding sequence ATGCGCCTCCCCCTCCTGCCACGCGCCCGCAGCCTGGCCGGCCAGCTCTTCGCGATGCAGGTCGTCCTGGTCTTCGTCGTGGTCGCGGGGTGCGCGCTGTTCACGTACATCAGCGATGGCAACCAGGCCGAGCAGGCCGCCACACGCCAGGCGACGGCGGCGGCCCGCGCGGTCGCGGACGCGCCCTCCGTCCGCGGGGCGATCACGGGGGACGGCGACCCGACCCGCACGCTCCAGCCGTACGCGAGCGACGTCCAGCGCCACACCGGCGTGGACTTCGTCACGATCATGGATCCGCACGGCATCCGCTGGACGCACCCCGACGAGCGGCGCATCGGCGAGCGCTTCCTCGGCCACATCGGGCCCGCCCTGCGGGGCGGGACCTTCTCGGAGACGTACACGGGCACGCTCGGCCCGTCGGTGCGCGTGGTGACCCCGATCATGTCGGGGCAGCGGATCGTCGGCCTGGTCAGCGCCGGCATCACGGTCGAGGAGATCAGCGCGCAGGCGCGCGGCCAGGTGATGGCGGTGGCCGGCGTCGCGGCCGGCGCTCTCGTCCTCGGCGGCATCGGCACGTACGTCATCAACGCCCGGCTGCGGCGGCACACCCACGGCATGAACGCGACCGAGCTGAGCCGCATGCACGCCTATCACCAGGCGGCCCTGCACGCGGTGCGCGAGGGTCTGGTGATGCTCGACGGACAGCGCAGGATCGCGCTCATCAACGACGGGGCGCGCGAGCTGCTCGGCGTCGGCGACGAGACGGTCGGGCGCAATGTCGCGGAGCTGGGCCTGCCCACCCCGCTCACGGGCGCGCTCCTCGCGGCGGAGCCCCGCGTCGACGAGGTGCACCTGACCACCGACCGCGTGGTCGTCGTCAACACCTCCCCCGTCTCCAGCGGCGACCGGCGCGGCACCGTGGTGACCCTGCGCGACCACACCGAACTCCAGGCGGTCATGGGCGAGCTGGACTCCGAGCGGGGCTTCACACAGGCGCTGCGCTCGCAGGCCCACGAGGCCGCGAACCGGCTCCACACCGTCGTCTCGCTGATCGAGCTGGACCGGGCCGGCGAGGCGGTCGACTTCGCGACGGCGGAACTGGAGCTGGCGCAGACCCTCACCGACCAGGTCGTCGCCGCCGTGAGCGAGCCGGTGCTCGCCGCACTCCTGCTCGGCAAGACGGCGCAGGCCAACGAGCACGGCGTGGAGCTGGAGATCTCCGGGGACAGCCGCATCGACGACGGCCTGGTGCCGCCCAGCCTGCCGGCCCGCGACCTGGTGACGATTCTCGGCAACCTGCTGGACAACGCGGTCGACGCCGCCCAGGGCTCCCCGCACGCGAAGGTGACGGTCACGGCCCGCGCGCAGGACGACACCCTGCTGCTGCGGGTCACGGACACGGGCCCGGGTGTCGCCGACGGCCACGCGGACGCGGTCTTCGAGCGGGGCTGGACCACCAAGCCGGCCGGTCCCGGCGGGCGCGGCCTCGGTCTCGCGCTCGTCCAGCAGTCCGTCGCCCGTAACTCCGGCACCCTGACCCTGGCCGAGTCCCCCACGGGCGGCGCACAGTTCACTGTCGTCCTGCCCCTCCAGCGCACGAGCGCGACCACGCCCACGGGAGGCACCGCGTGA